CGCGGCGGCGATCGCGCCGGTATCGAGTGAAAAATCGGGTTTCGTCGGCACGGGAACGAGCGTTCCGCCGTGGTTGCGCACGTAATGTCCGTATTCGGCAAAATACGGCGCGGGAACGATGACTTCGTCTCCGGGCGACAGGATCGCCTTCATAACGCAGTTGAGCGCACCGGCGGCTCCTACGGACATGAGCGTACATTCGGCCGGAACCGTCACACCCTGTTCGCCGGATACTTTTTCCGCCATCGCGGCGCGCGTTTCGGGATAGCCCGCGTTCGGCATGTATCCGTGGCGGCCTTTGCATAAATCGGCTGCAACTTCGCGGATTGCCTCGATAACCTGCTCCGGTGGTTCCAAATCGGGATTTCCGATACTGAAATCATACACGTTGTCATCGCCGTACTGCTTTTTAAGCACCGCCCCTTCTTCAAACATTTTTCTTATTACGGACGCACCTTTACTGTTCATTATTTCTTTTATATACGGAGCTATCGGCATATGTAAACCTCACTTTATCGGTATCAGTATAGCACAAAATCCGAAAAAAGAAAGACGTTGCGCCCATAAAATACGGAAACCCGGACGTAAAACGGCGCGCGAAACACACCGCTTGAAAGGAGACATCGATTGTGTTATATTCTATTAAATAAAGCGAAAACGAAGTAACGATTCAACTGTAACTAACCGGCAACGGAAATATTCTATAAGTACGTTATTACGGCAAAAAACGGTGAGGCAGCCGGTGGAAATCGAACGCCCGGAGATTGACTTTTTATGGAGGATTTATGAAAAAACATACGGCGGCCGCGGCTGCAGTACTGTTCTGTCTCTTTCCGGCGGCGCTGAGCGCACAGCTGTTTAACGGAAATATGAGCCAAGCCGAACTGCAGCGTATCGCCAACGGTGAAATCGTCATCAGAAATATCGGCAAGGCAAAAAACATCGGTCTGAATCCGGTAAACGACACCGCGAAACGCGCGATCGATACGATAAAAGAGCTTGATCCGTCTTATCTTGCCGAAGTCATCCAGATCCGTCCGTACCACGGCAACGAATCGATCTTCGACACGCTGAAGCCGCTGCTGACCGACGTGGAATCATACGTGGGAATTCCCTACTATTCCGAACGGCATCAAAGATATTACGATCTGTATTCGTCCGCAGTCGTCAAATCCGTAAGCGAAACGGAGAACAGAACTGCGATGAACGCCGCGCTTGAAATGGACCCGTTCGGAATCATCGACACGGCGATTACGATAGACACGGCGCCGGAATCCTTATATTACGTTACGACGAATCTGAACAAGCTGAAAGCGTTCGATAAATACACGTGTGCGAAAGAGGAAAAAATGAAATCCGTTATCGCCGTATTCCGGTTTGACGATTTTATCGTATTATACGGAATCGGCGGCGTGGACGCACCGAATATCTTTTTCCTGAAAGACCGGATAGACACGTCGTTTATAAACAGAATAAAAACGTTCTGCAATTATATTTTTTCCAACTTATAAAGGAATGCATATGTTTACTGATGCGGTGATTCTTGCAGGCGGATTCGGTGAACGGCTGTGGCCGGCTTCCCAGCCGCATTGCCCGAAACAGTTTCTTTCGCTCGACGGAGGAATTTCGTTTTTACAGACTTCGCTATTGCGGGCGATAGCTTTACAGATTCCGGGAAAAATCATTCTCATTACCCGCAGGGATCTGCTTGAGCTCGCGGCGAATCACTGCCGGAACCTTGCCGAACACGCCGACGACGCGGTTCGCGAAAAAATCAAACGGGACGTGCTCGTCGTCGCGGAACCGAGTCCGAAACACACGGCCGCGCCGGTTATGCTCGCGTGCCGGCTGCTTGAAAAAATCGCGCCGGAAACGGATCATTCGATCATCGTTTTAACCAGCGATCACGTCATAAGTCCGATCGACGCGTTCGTCGCCGATTCGCAGAAAGCGTACGACATCGCACGTAAAGGAAACTTCGTCTGTTACGCCATCCGTCCGACGGAACCCGCAACCGGATTCGGTTATATAAAATCGGGCGAACCGCTCGCCGGCGACGGTTCTACATTTAAAATAGCCGCGTTCAAGGAAAAACCAGACGCACAGACGGCACAGCGATACCTCGACAGCGGCGAATATTGGTGGAACAGCGGAATGTTCGCGTTCACGTCCGCCTTTTTCAAAGCGGAAGCGAAACGTTTCGTGCCGGAAATGTACGAAGCGTTCAAGGCGCTGAAACACAGTCCGCTTCCGGTAACCGGATATTTCAACGGTATACCGTACGTCGAACGCTGGGACGGTATGAACGAAGCGTATGAACGGACGCCGGCAATATCGCTCGACACGGCCATTGCCGAACGGACGGATCGCGCCTGCGCGGTAAAAGCGTCCTTTTCATGGGACGACGTAGGCAGCTGGGATGCGTTTGAAAAATTTTTTACGGAAAGCCCGTCCAAAACGGCCGTGATAAGCAGCAAAAACTGTTTCGTCTATTCGGATATTCCCGTAGCGCTCTGCGGAGTCGACGATCTGATCATCGTCATCAAAAACGGAAACGCACTGGTCATGAAAAAAGGCTCCAGCGCGCTTGTCCGGGAAGCCGCGCAGAAAATAACGGCGGAATAACGGTATGCAAAACGCCGGCCGTAACGTGCACATCGTAGCTGAAGTCGGAACCGCCCACGAAGGCTCTTTGGACAAAGCCGCACAACTGATCCGCGCGGCAGCCGACGCCGGCGCCGATTTTATCAAATTCCAATGGGTGTATGCGGACGAGATTCTGCATCCCGACACGGGATACGTCGCGCTGCCCGGCGGGAACGTACGGCTGTACGACCGGTTCAAAGCGCTTGAAATGCCGGTTCCGTTTTTTGAAAAATTGCGCGACATGACCCGCGACGCCGGATGCGGTTTTATCTGCTCGCCGTTCGGGTTAAAAAGCCTTTCACAGCTGCTTGAATTACAACCGGACGCGGTTAAAATCGCGTCGCCGGAATTGAATCACTTTCCGTTGCTGAAAGCGCTTTCCGCGTACCGCGCGGAACGGATACGATCCGGCGAAGAACCGGTGCCGGTCGTATTGTCATCCGGCGTGGCGCGACTCGGCGATATGGAAAACGCGCTCGCGTGCTTTCCCGAATTTACACGAACCGATTCCGCACGAACCGAATCCGTACCAAACTCCGGTGCGTTGAATCTGCCCGAACGAACCGAAAAACGCAGCGAGTGCCGGAAACTGCCGCCGCTCACCCTGCTTCACTGCGTTACCAGCTATCCGGCTCCGGAAACGGAATATAACGTGCGACTCGTAAAAAATCTTTCCGCCGTATTCGGCATACCCGTTGGAATCAGCGATCACAGTCTCGACCCGATTCTGATACCGGCGCTCGCCGCCGCCTGCGGCGCGGTCATGATCGAAAAACACATAACGCTGAGCAGAACGGCGGCCGGGCTCGACGATCCGGTTGCGCTTGAGCCCGAACAGTTCCGCGCAATGACCGAATTCATCCGTAAAATGGAACGGACGAATACCGGCGAAGGAATCGACGGTGAAAAGTTCGTGCGAGAACTTGAAAAAAAGTACGGCAGCGGTATCGTCCGGCAGGCACTCGGAACCGGCATAAAACGGCTCGCCCCGGCGGAAACGGCGAATTACGGCCGAACGAACCGCTCCATACACCTGCTGCACGACATGAAAGCGGGATCGGTTCTGACGCCGGACAGCATCGCAGTTCTCCGCACCGAAAAGATATTGACGCCCGGACTGCCGCCTGAATTTCTTGCGGAAGTGACGGGCGCCGTTCTGGTAAAAGACGCGGTTAAAGGAGAAGGAATAACGTGGCGGCATATCGTTACGAAAAGGAACTGAACGCCGAAAACACGGCGAAATCAAAGCGAAACCGCAGCGAAATCGACCTTCGGCAGCAGCGCCGCTCTCTTGAGTGATTTGCGAAGATACCGTATACTGTAAACCTATGAGTGAAGGACGAAAACTTATCGCGCAGAACAGAAAAGCGCGGTTCAACTATTCAATAGAAGACTCGATCGAATGCGGCATCGTTCTGGAAGGAACCGAAGTAAAATCCGTAAAAGCCGGGAACATTTCGTTTCCGGACGCGTTCGCGGAAATCCAAAACGGCGAAGTGTGGGTCAAAGGTCTGCACATAGCGGAGTACGCCTTTTCTTCCGTATTCAACCACGATCCGGATCGCCCCAAAAAACTGCTGCTTCATAAAGACGAAATAAAACGGCTCATCCGTAAAATCGATGAAAAAGGGTTTACCCTGATACCGCTCGACTTTTATCTGAAAGACGGGCGGGTAAAAGTCAATCTGGGCGTCTGCCGCGGAAAAAAACAGTTCGACAAGCGGGCCGACATCCGCGACCGGGATGTAAAACGCGACATGCAGCGTGAGTTCAGGAAAGGACTGCACGGATAACCATGAAAAAATACGTTCTGGCGGCAGCAGTATACGTTCTCGTTTCCGTTTCGGCCGGTGCGGCGCAAAGCGGAATAGCGGGACTGCCGTCGGAAGTCGATTTTTACGCGATAGTCGCGGACGTTGCGGACGGCGGCAAGATCGCCATGACGCAGGATCTGTTTTATACGCAGCTGATGTCTTTTAACGGCATAACCGTAACCGATAAACGCAAAACACGGTATCAGGACGCGGCGGACGAGCTTCGCCCCGACGCGCTCGCGTTCCACGCTGAAATCAAGGAATCGGAAGCCGAATGGGAATGCACGCTGTATATGGACTTTCCGGCCGAGGGAAAAACCGTATCGGTATCGAATACGTACGACTCGTATTACAAAATTCTAACCGAAGCGAAAACGACGCTGCAGACGCTTTTTTCCGATTTAGCCGCAGCGGTAACCGATACCTCGGCCGCCGCAACCGATACGAGCTCCGCACGGCGAGACGCGATCGTTCCCACACTGGAAGGCATTTCGGGAACCTGGAGCGGTGAAGAAAACATCAATAAAATCGTCATTTTGCGCGGCGGCCGCGGATTCGTCATTTTCAGAAACGGCGCGTCGATGAACATTTCCGTTGAAATAAAAAACGGGCAGGTAATTTGTACGCAAACGGGAAAATCGAACGCGTCGTTTTTTCCCGATATGCCCAGAGAAATCGCGCTCGTTGCCGCTTTGAACGCGGAACCGATAGCATGGACACTCTCGCTCACGGAAAACGGCACGCTTTCAGGTATCAAAAAAACGCTGCGCACGCGTTACGACGGCGGAGAAGCCGCCGGAACGGAAACGGCGGAAATCGGCGTTACCTGGCACAAGCAACAGTAAAAAACATCTTTTACGGAAGCGGAACCGCAACGCTGCCCTGTCTGAGCACAGTGTAAGTGCCGCCGCTGATATTCACGAGCGTGGAAGGCAGCGCGTCCTGCGGCAGAGAATCCTGCGCGTCGACTATCAGCGCAACTTCACGGCCGAATTCCGCGTCCATTTCCGCAACGGAACGGAGCAGCGGCTGCCCCGACCGGTTTACGCTGGTGGAATAGACGGGCGCGCCGCAGCCGGCAATGACCTGCCTGAGCCACTCGTCTCCGGGGCAGCGGAACGCCGCCGTTTCTCCCGGAAACGACGCGCACGAAGCGTTCAGCGTTACGATGAGCGTGAGCGCGCCGGGCCACAACGCATACAGCGAGTCGGGAATCGAGTCGTCCGTGTACGCGAACACCGCTTCGGGAGAAGAAATCAGCCGGATGAACGGTTTCGTTTCGCTTCGGCCCTTGATGGCACGGATTTCGGCGTCGGCGACGGGAACGATCCCCGAAAAGCCGTACACCGTATCAGTCGGAATTATGACAACATGCCCGCCGCGTAACGCGCGGACGACGGCGTCGGCCGATTCGGCCTCTTTTTTCAAAATGATCATATCGTTTCCACCGGAATGCCGGCAATAGATTCATACCTCGGCGCTTTTACGCCCGCGGTAAAGATTTCTTTTTCACATGTTTCACGATGCCGGGGAGTTTTGGCCAGATGTTTCAGCAGTAATAAAACGAACGTCAGCGTTCCCACCAAAAGCCCGAACAGTTTGCACACCCATTCGGGAATGAAAGAAACTGGAGAACTTTTTAGAAGCACGCCGGCATTATACAACGGCGTATATTGGGGAGCCAAACCGGAAATTTTCACCAGTTTTTCACCCTCCGAAACGTATCCCAATTTCCGCGCGTACGCGGCGATCACGTCCGGATCCTGTTTTAACGCCATGTATTCGAGCAGCAATTCTTCATTTATTTTTGCGATTTCCGCAACGCGCACGCTGATATCCTGTTTCTGCAATTCAAGCTGATGCATCGCCCACAACCCGTCCTGTCCGCCGAAAAACGAAGCGAGTACATATACGAGCGTACCGGCGCAAATCGAAATTAACACTTTTAAACGTAACATAGTATTATCATCGGCAGATTTCCATTTTTCTGCACATCGGATCGTTGTGCGCACGTAAAATTTGCAAAATTGCCGGTAATCATGTAATATGAAAAAGAACCGTTCGATAAAAACGTATCGACGGAACGTTAAGCGCGGCGGCCGATTTTTATCGGAAAAACGAGAGAAAAATATGCGCTTTTACCCGTTTCATACCGATTATATACACAGAGGTTTTTTAAAATCGCCCGATTTTAAAAACGCACTATTACGGTAAGAACAGAAATTTTCCGTAAAGCCGCGCCAGGTCCGTTTCCGGAGCGGCTTATATCATCATTGGAGTCAGTATGCCATTTAATTTTGAACATAATGAAGCGAGTACGAACGATCTCCCGGAACGCAATACGGAATTGGACCGGTACGGCGTATGGGTAAAAACACCTCCGCGAACAATCCATGATGAGACGGAACCGGAAACTACCGTACCCGACGAGGAATCCCAGCCGATTGTTATTGAAGATATTTTCGATGTTACGGCGGACACGGATACCGATACAGACGTCGCCGATACTGCGGACGCTGCAACGGTTGAAACTTCCGACTTTACGGCGGATGCCGATTTTGCGGCAAACACCACAGCATTTGAGGACGTCGCCGATACGGCGGACGCTGCAACGTTTGAAACTTCCGATTTTGCGGCGGATGCCGATTTTGCGGCGGACACGGATGCGAACTCCACGGCGGACGCTGCAACGTTTGAAGATTCCGCGGATACCGCGGTGTCCGAAGATTCTTTTAAAATAGAAGATTTTGAATTACCCGATTTTACTGAATTCGATTTGACCGATGATTCCGCGGAACTTCCGGAAGAACGGGAGGAGATTTCCGTTCCGGCCGACTTTCTTACGCAGGAAACGGAAATCACCGCGCAACCGGACGCCAACATAACTGTTGAAAACGACACGGCGGAGAATGCCGAACCGGCAGAGTTCGCCGAGTCCGCCGCTGCCGAAGAAAATAGCTTCGCGGAAAAGACGGCGGACACTGATGAAGCGGTGAAAGCGAACGGTTCTGCAAAATCAGCGGAACTGATGGAAACCGGTAAAGCAGATGAAGCCGCACCGGCTTTTGAGGATATCGAATTTACCGATATTCTTCCCGATGACACTGCTTTCGCAGAAGAGACTGTTACGGAGCAGGCTTTTGCCGAACCCGACGCAATCACATCGCCCGAAGACAACGAGGGCGACACCGTTTTTGAAGATGTAACGTTCGACGAATTACCCGATATGTCGAATTTTGAACTGCCCGCGGATGCGGCACCGCTGAACACCGAATCCGCCGGTGCGGAAAACATCTCCGGTGCGGAAAACTTCTCCGCAGAAACTTCGGCAGATACGGACAACACGATTACCGCTCCCGGCGCAATCACATCGCCTGAAAACGACGCCGGCGACACGGCTTTTGAAGACGGAGAGATTTCACTCGACGATTTTTTCGGTGACGACACCAACGTTTCACTCGACGAGTTTATGCCGAACGAATCGAAAAAAGAAAAAAGCGATATTCTCGACGAACCGGAAATGGATATAGCACTTTCGTTCGACGACGATTTCGTCATGAACACGGCCGCCGATCCCGTTACCCAAATGGAAACGATCGGCGGTGAATCGTCAGCCGAGCAGGAATCGGTTACGGACGACAG
This sequence is a window from Treponema brennaborense DSM 12168. Protein-coding genes within it:
- a CDS encoding TP0183 family DNA metabolism protein, which produces MKKYVLAAAVYVLVSVSAGAAQSGIAGLPSEVDFYAIVADVADGGKIAMTQDLFYTQLMSFNGITVTDKRKTRYQDAADELRPDALAFHAEIKESEAEWECTLYMDFPAEGKTVSVSNTYDSYYKILTEAKTTLQTLFSDLAAAVTDTSAAATDTSSARRDAIVPTLEGISGTWSGEENINKIVILRGGRGFVIFRNGASMNISVEIKNGQVICTQTGKSNASFFPDMPREIALVAALNAEPIAWTLSLTENGTLSGIKKTLRTRYDGGEAAGTETAEIGVTWHKQQ
- a CDS encoding FtsB family cell division protein, with product MLRLKVLISICAGTLVYVLASFFGGQDGLWAMHQLELQKQDISVRVAEIAKINEELLLEYMALKQDPDVIAAYARKLGYVSEGEKLVKISGLAPQYTPLYNAGVLLKSSPVSFIPEWVCKLFGLLVGTLTFVLLLLKHLAKTPRHRETCEKEIFTAGVKAPRYESIAGIPVETI
- a CDS encoding DUF6675 family protein — its product is MKKHTAAAAAVLFCLFPAALSAQLFNGNMSQAELQRIANGEIVIRNIGKAKNIGLNPVNDTAKRAIDTIKELDPSYLAEVIQIRPYHGNESIFDTLKPLLTDVESYVGIPYYSERHQRYYDLYSSAVVKSVSETENRTAMNAALEMDPFGIIDTAITIDTAPESLYYVTTNLNKLKAFDKYTCAKEEKMKSVIAVFRFDDFIVLYGIGGVDAPNIFFLKDRIDTSFINRIKTFCNYIFSNL
- a CDS encoding L-threonylcarbamoyladenylate synthase, which translates into the protein MIILKKEAESADAVVRALRGGHVVIIPTDTVYGFSGIVPVADAEIRAIKGRSETKPFIRLISSPEAVFAYTDDSIPDSLYALWPGALTLIVTLNASCASFPGETAAFRCPGDEWLRQVIAGCGAPVYSTSVNRSGQPLLRSVAEMDAEFGREVALIVDAQDSLPQDALPSTLVNISGGTYTVLRQGSVAVPLP
- a CDS encoding N-acetylneuraminate synthase family protein, encoding MQNAGRNVHIVAEVGTAHEGSLDKAAQLIRAAADAGADFIKFQWVYADEILHPDTGYVALPGGNVRLYDRFKALEMPVPFFEKLRDMTRDAGCGFICSPFGLKSLSQLLELQPDAVKIASPELNHFPLLKALSAYRAERIRSGEEPVPVVLSSGVARLGDMENALACFPEFTRTDSARTESVPNSGALNLPERTEKRSECRKLPPLTLLHCVTSYPAPETEYNVRLVKNLSAVFGIPVGISDHSLDPILIPALAAACGAVMIEKHITLSRTAAGLDDPVALEPEQFRAMTEFIRKMERTNTGEGIDGEKFVRELEKKYGSGIVRQALGTGIKRLAPAETANYGRTNRSIHLLHDMKAGSVLTPDSIAVLRTEKILTPGLPPEFLAEVTGAVLVKDAVKGEGITWRHIVTKRN
- a CDS encoding mannose-1-phosphate guanylyltransferase, whose product is MFTDAVILAGGFGERLWPASQPHCPKQFLSLDGGISFLQTSLLRAIALQIPGKIILITRRDLLELAANHCRNLAEHADDAVREKIKRDVLVVAEPSPKHTAAPVMLACRLLEKIAPETDHSIIVLTSDHVISPIDAFVADSQKAYDIARKGNFVCYAIRPTEPATGFGYIKSGEPLAGDGSTFKIAAFKEKPDAQTAQRYLDSGEYWWNSGMFAFTSAFFKAEAKRFVPEMYEAFKALKHSPLPVTGYFNGIPYVERWDGMNEAYERTPAISLDTAIAERTDRACAVKASFSWDDVGSWDAFEKFFTESPSKTAVISSKNCFVYSDIPVALCGVDDLIIVIKNGNALVMKKGSSALVREAAQKITAE
- the smpB gene encoding SsrA-binding protein SmpB: MSEGRKLIAQNRKARFNYSIEDSIECGIVLEGTEVKSVKAGNISFPDAFAEIQNGEVWVKGLHIAEYAFSSVFNHDPDRPKKLLLHKDEIKRLIRKIDEKGFTLIPLDFYLKDGRVKVNLGVCRGKKQFDKRADIRDRDVKRDMQREFRKGLHG